In the genome of Christensenella timonensis, one region contains:
- the topA gene encoding type I DNA topoisomerase, with product MANETAAAKKKAATKKTVAKKKTAAKRTTKSAASNKNLVIVESPAKAKTIEKFLGKNYIVRASNGHLRDLPKSTFGVDVENNFEPQYTTIRGKAQLIKGLKDEAKKSKMVYLATDPDREGEAISWHIANMLGIDVGDECRIEFNEITKDAVTSAIKKPRKIDMDRVDAQQARRVLDRLVGYKLSPLLWKKVKKGLSAGRVQSVAVKVIVDRENEIRGFKPEEFWTISANLKKDDQEFEAKYYGPNGKKTKLEKEADAQAVLDAVKGADFVVQKVNSGTRKKNALPPFTTSFLQQAAAGKLGFTAKKTMMLAQMLYEGVPLADGNTTGLITYMRTDSTRVSGEAQVAAREYVEKKYGPDFVPGKPNTYRGRKNAQDAHEAIRPTYVTNTPDEIKKFLTNDQYKLYKLIYTRFLASQMTPALFETLSYDIDANGQTFKASGSRILFKGHLAVYDSKTDDDEQRMLPKAEVKDVLELISINPKQNFTQPPARYTEAALIKFLEERGIGRPSTYAPIISTIQDRGYVRKEAKSFVPTELGEIVTDLMAKNFADIVDITFTADMEEKLDNVEQDGADWKDVIRNFYGPFEKDLELGEKNIERVKLPEKVSDVICEKCGANMVYKTGRFGEFLACPNYPDCKNTKPIVKKLDVPCPKCGGNVVIKRAGKSGKSFYGCENYPNCDFVSWDKPLDEKCEKCGSYMVEAKYKYGKAYKKCSNPECETNQKKKTDAKQDS from the coding sequence ATGGCAAACGAAACGGCTGCCGCGAAAAAGAAGGCAGCAACAAAAAAAACTGTGGCTAAGAAAAAGACGGCCGCCAAAAGGACAACGAAGAGTGCGGCATCAAATAAAAACCTGGTGATCGTGGAATCGCCGGCAAAAGCGAAGACAATCGAGAAGTTTTTAGGGAAGAATTACATTGTCAGGGCATCGAACGGACATTTGCGCGACCTGCCGAAAAGCACGTTCGGTGTAGACGTGGAAAATAATTTTGAACCGCAATATACGACGATCCGCGGAAAAGCACAGCTGATCAAGGGGCTGAAGGATGAAGCAAAGAAGTCGAAAATGGTATATCTGGCGACTGACCCGGATCGCGAAGGGGAAGCGATCTCCTGGCACATTGCGAATATGCTGGGGATCGACGTCGGGGACGAGTGCAGGATCGAGTTCAATGAGATCACGAAGGACGCGGTCACCAGCGCGATCAAAAAGCCGCGCAAGATCGATATGGACCGCGTGGACGCGCAGCAGGCGCGCCGCGTGCTCGACAGGCTGGTGGGATATAAGTTAAGCCCGCTTCTGTGGAAAAAGGTCAAAAAAGGACTTTCCGCCGGGCGCGTACAGAGCGTGGCGGTAAAGGTGATCGTTGACCGTGAAAACGAGATACGTGGTTTTAAACCGGAGGAATTCTGGACTATTTCAGCCAACCTGAAAAAAGATGACCAGGAATTTGAGGCGAAGTATTACGGGCCGAACGGCAAAAAAACAAAGCTGGAAAAAGAAGCGGACGCGCAGGCAGTTTTGGACGCTGTGAAGGGCGCGGATTTTGTCGTTCAGAAGGTGAACAGCGGGACGAGAAAGAAAAATGCTCTGCCGCCGTTTACGACAAGCTTTTTGCAGCAGGCTGCTGCGGGAAAGCTTGGTTTTACCGCAAAGAAGACGATGATGCTTGCGCAGATGCTGTATGAAGGCGTGCCGCTTGCCGATGGGAACACGACGGGCCTCATCACGTATATGAGGACGGATTCCACGCGCGTATCGGGCGAAGCGCAGGTTGCCGCACGCGAATATGTAGAGAAAAAATACGGGCCGGATTTTGTGCCTGGAAAGCCGAATACGTACCGTGGACGCAAAAATGCGCAGGACGCGCATGAGGCGATCCGGCCGACGTATGTTACAAATACGCCGGACGAGATCAAGAAATTTTTGACGAACGACCAGTATAAGCTTTATAAGCTGATTTATACGCGCTTTCTGGCGAGCCAGATGACGCCCGCCCTGTTCGAGACATTGAGCTATGACATCGATGCGAACGGACAGACGTTCAAGGCAAGCGGCTCGCGCATCCTCTTTAAGGGGCATCTTGCCGTATATGATTCCAAAACAGATGACGACGAGCAGAGGATGCTGCCCAAAGCGGAAGTCAAGGACGTATTGGAGCTCATCTCCATCAACCCGAAGCAGAATTTTACGCAGCCGCCCGCGCGTTATACGGAAGCGGCGCTGATCAAGTTTTTGGAAGAACGCGGGATCGGGCGCCCGAGCACATACGCTCCTATCATTTCGACGATACAGGACAGGGGATATGTACGCAAGGAAGCGAAGTCCTTTGTACCGACGGAGCTGGGCGAGATCGTGACAGACCTGATGGCAAAGAACTTTGCGGATATCGTGGATATCACGTTTACGGCGGATATGGAAGAAAAGCTCGACAATGTGGAGCAGGACGGCGCGGACTGGAAAGACGTGATCCGCAACTTCTATGGCCCGTTTGAAAAGGATTTGGAGCTGGGCGAGAAAAATATCGAACGTGTAAAGCTGCCGGAGAAGGTTTCGGACGTGATCTGCGAAAAATGCGGCGCGAACATGGTATATAAAACGGGACGGTTTGGTGAATTCCTCGCGTGTCCCAATTACCCGGACTGCAAAAACACGAAGCCGATCGTCAAAAAGCTGGACGTTCCCTGCCCAAAATGCGGAGGGAATGTTGTTATCAAACGCGCCGGAAAGTCCGGCAAGAGCTTTTACGGCTGTGAAAATTATCCGAACTGTGATTTTGTTTCCTGGGATAAACCGCTCGACGAGAAGTGTGAAAAGTGCGGTTCTTACATGGTAGAGGCAAAATACAAGTACGGGAAAGCGTACAAAAAGTGTTCAAATCCAGAATGTGAAACGAACCAGAAAAAGAAGACCGATGCAAAACAAGACAGTTAA
- the trmFO gene encoding methylenetetrahydrofolate--tRNA-(uracil(54)-C(5))-methyltransferase (FADH(2)-oxidizing) TrmFO, whose protein sequence is MQNKTVNVIGAGLAGCECAYQLAKRGIGVRLYEMKPHKKTPAHSSDGFAELVCSNSLRSDRIHNAAGLLKQEMRLLGSLIMRAADKNSVAAGGALAVNREAFSKAVTREISGHPHIEVLSEEVTDLKRFGDEIVVVASGPLTSAGLEEEIRSMSGEEYLHFFDAAAPIVSAASIDMEHAFFASRYEHGGDDYVNCPMTREEYEVFYRELVAAQCAQMHGFEKDGVFEGCMPIETMAGRGHDTMLFGPLKPKGLPDPRTGREPFAVVQLRREDESGSMYNLVGFQTHLKFSEQARVFGLIPALKHAEFLRYGVMHRNTFLNAPKMLDRYYRFKKQPNIRFAGQITGVEGYVESASSGLMAGIFTAYEMLGKPLPEFSDDTASGALCNHVSGAVTPDFQPMNINFGIIRPLSEKVRKKEEKNTRIAQRALDRVRQTIEEFSII, encoded by the coding sequence ATGCAAAACAAGACAGTTAATGTAATCGGTGCGGGGCTGGCGGGCTGCGAGTGTGCGTACCAATTGGCAAAGCGCGGGATCGGCGTGCGGCTTTACGAAATGAAACCGCATAAAAAAACGCCGGCGCACAGCAGCGATGGGTTTGCGGAGCTTGTATGCAGCAATTCCCTGCGTTCGGACAGGATCCACAATGCGGCGGGATTGCTAAAGCAGGAAATGCGGCTCTTAGGCAGCCTGATTATGCGCGCGGCAGACAAAAACAGCGTTGCGGCGGGAGGTGCCCTTGCGGTAAACAGGGAGGCTTTTTCCAAGGCGGTGACGCGAGAGATTTCCGGCCATCCCCATATTGAAGTGCTTTCAGAAGAAGTTACGGATCTAAAACGTTTTGGGGATGAAATCGTCGTGGTCGCGAGCGGGCCGCTGACTTCGGCGGGCCTGGAAGAAGAAATACGGTCGATGAGCGGGGAAGAGTACCTGCACTTTTTCGATGCGGCGGCGCCTATCGTTTCGGCGGCCAGCATCGATATGGAACATGCGTTCTTCGCTTCACGCTATGAGCATGGCGGGGACGACTATGTCAATTGCCCGATGACGCGCGAAGAATATGAGGTTTTTTACCGTGAACTGGTGGCGGCGCAGTGCGCACAGATGCACGGATTTGAAAAGGACGGTGTGTTCGAGGGCTGTATGCCTATCGAAACGATGGCCGGCCGCGGACACGATACGATGCTGTTTGGGCCGTTGAAGCCCAAAGGGCTCCCGGATCCCAGGACAGGGCGGGAACCTTTTGCCGTGGTACAATTGCGGCGCGAGGACGAGAGCGGAAGCATGTATAACCTGGTGGGGTTCCAGACGCACCTTAAGTTTTCGGAACAAGCGCGTGTGTTTGGGCTGATCCCGGCGCTAAAGCATGCGGAGTTTTTACGTTATGGCGTGATGCACCGCAACACGTTTTTAAATGCGCCTAAAATGCTGGACAGATATTATCGGTTTAAAAAGCAGCCGAACATCCGTTTTGCGGGACAGATCACGGGCGTGGAAGGATATGTGGAAAGCGCGTCAAGCGGCCTGATGGCAGGGATCTTTACAGCTTATGAGATGCTGGGAAAGCCGCTGCCTGAATTTTCTGACGATACGGCGAGCGGCGCCTTGTGCAACCATGTTTCGGGGGCGGTGACCCCTGATTTCCAGCCGATGAACATCAACTTCGGGATCATACGGCCGCTTTCGGAAAAGGTTCGGAAAAAGGAAGAGAAGAATACGCGCATCGCACAGCGGGCGCTGGATCGGGTAAGGCAAACGATCGAGGAATTTTCAATCATTTAA
- the hslV gene encoding ATP-dependent protease subunit HslV: protein MLKATTILAVKKGDSCAIAGDGQVTMGESVIMKKSATKVRRIFGEKVVIGFAGSVADAFALSEKFEAKLEEYGGSLQRAAVELAQEWRSDKAMRQLEAMLIAADKENLLIISGTGEVIEPDDGVCAIGSGGNYALAAARALMQNTELSAKEIAYKGLKIASEICVYTNDNIKVEEV from the coding sequence ATGTTAAAAGCAACGACAATATTGGCAGTAAAAAAAGGGGACAGCTGCGCGATCGCCGGTGACGGGCAAGTCACGATGGGCGAGAGCGTTATCATGAAAAAGAGCGCGACCAAGGTGCGCCGGATTTTTGGCGAGAAGGTCGTGATCGGTTTTGCGGGCAGTGTGGCGGACGCCTTCGCCCTGTCCGAGAAATTTGAAGCAAAACTGGAAGAATACGGCGGGAGCCTGCAGCGCGCGGCCGTAGAGCTTGCGCAGGAATGGCGCAGCGACAAGGCGATGCGGCAGTTAGAGGCGATGCTCATCGCGGCAGACAAGGAAAACCTGCTGATCATTTCCGGTACGGGCGAAGTGATCGAACCGGACGACGGCGTCTGCGCGATCGGCTCCGGCGGGAATTACGCGCTGGCGGCGGCGCGTGCGCTGATGCAGAATACGGAGCTTTCTGCAAAGGAGATCGCATATAAGGGCTTAAAAATCGCCAGCGAGATATGCGTATATACCAATGACAATATCAAAGTGGAAGAAGTGTAG
- the hslU gene encoding ATP-dependent protease ATPase subunit HslU encodes MSYLTPKEIVAELDKYIVGQDKAKRAVAIALRNRYRRSKLDEEMREEITPKNIIMMGPTGVGKTEIARRLSKLMDAPFVKVEATKFTEVGYVGRDVESMIRDLVEASIRMVKQNRFETVKDRAAQNAEDRLVDILVPNKQARQNSNPLGMLFGAPQIEAPPAESDEEKQKRMSRRDEVRANLRAGKLDTLMIEIEVEVTQNMGMEIPGMGGESMGDLLSGILPSKTKKRKVSVPEARKILEQEEAEKLIDMDEVTQTAIERAEQDGIIFLDEIDKVAGKGMGSGPDISREGVQRDILPIVEGSTVVTKYGPVKTDYMLFIAAGAFHVAKISDLIPELQGRFPIKVELENLTKKEFEEILTQPKNAITKQYEALLSADGVNLVFTPDALKKIAEFAQIVNESTENIGARRLHTIMENLLNDISFNANGIEPAVEVVIDENYVVEHLKNEEQYQNLQKFIL; translated from the coding sequence ATGTCATATTTAACGCCAAAAGAAATCGTAGCGGAGCTCGATAAGTATATCGTAGGACAGGACAAGGCCAAGCGTGCTGTAGCGATCGCCCTCCGCAACCGTTACAGGAGAAGTAAATTGGACGAGGAAATGCGTGAGGAGATCACGCCCAAGAACATCATCATGATGGGGCCTACGGGCGTGGGCAAAACGGAGATCGCCCGCAGGCTTTCCAAATTGATGGATGCTCCGTTCGTGAAAGTGGAAGCGACGAAATTCACAGAGGTCGGTTATGTGGGACGTGATGTGGAATCTATGATCCGCGACCTTGTGGAAGCTTCCATCCGCATGGTCAAGCAGAACCGTTTTGAGACGGTCAAGGATCGCGCCGCGCAAAATGCGGAAGACCGTTTGGTGGATATCCTGGTGCCCAATAAGCAGGCACGGCAGAACAGCAATCCGCTGGGGATGCTGTTTGGCGCGCCGCAGATCGAGGCGCCTCCGGCGGAATCGGATGAAGAAAAACAAAAAAGGATGTCGAGAAGGGACGAAGTGCGTGCAAACCTGCGCGCGGGTAAGCTTGATACCCTGATGATCGAGATAGAAGTCGAAGTCACGCAGAACATGGGCATGGAAATCCCCGGGATGGGCGGTGAAAGCATGGGAGACCTGCTTTCGGGTATCCTGCCGTCAAAAACGAAAAAGCGCAAGGTGAGCGTGCCGGAAGCGCGCAAGATACTGGAACAGGAAGAAGCGGAAAAACTGATCGATATGGACGAGGTAACGCAGACGGCGATCGAGCGTGCGGAGCAGGACGGCATCATCTTTTTGGATGAGATCGACAAAGTTGCCGGAAAAGGAATGGGAAGCGGCCCCGATATATCGCGCGAGGGCGTACAGCGGGACATCCTGCCCATCGTAGAAGGCAGCACGGTCGTTACCAAATACGGCCCGGTCAAGACGGATTATATGCTGTTCATTGCGGCGGGCGCATTCCATGTGGCGAAGATATCCGACCTGATCCCGGAGCTGCAGGGACGTTTCCCGATCAAGGTGGAGCTGGAAAACCTGACGAAAAAAGAATTTGAAGAAATTTTGACACAGCCGAAAAACGCGATCACCAAACAATATGAAGCGCTTTTGTCGGCAGATGGCGTGAACCTTGTGTTTACACCGGACGCCCTGAAAAAAATCGCGGAATTTGCGCAGATCGTCAACGAAAGCACGGAGAATATCGGCGCCCGCAGGCTGCATACCATCATGGAGAATCTCCTGAACGATATTTCTTTCAACGCAAACGGGATCGAACCGGCCGTTGAGGTCGTCATTGACGAAAACTATGTGGTGGAGCACCTGAAAAACGAAGAACAATACCAGAACCTGCAGAAGTTTATCCTGTAA
- a CDS encoding ribonuclease J has product MSENNRKREKYLEQKNNRTRKPEQQKKKNEQKTAPSLKIIPLGGIGEIGKNMTVIEYGNDIIVIDAGMMFPREEMLGVDYVIADTTYLQKNIDKIRGIFFTHGHEDHIGGVPYILQKINVPMYGSTLTMALIEAKLTEHPGVEPEIHVVRNGDKIKAGVFTVEFVKVSHSIDDAMGLAITTPLGTLVHTGDFKIDLTPACGEVMELSRFAELGKKGVLALMSDSTNAERSGFTMSESQVGETFVNYFRQAKGRVIVASFASNVHRIQQVIDVAKIFNKKICLSGRSMLKIVNVTRELGYLNVEDDMFVTFDELKNLRDNQIVILTTGSQGETMSGLVRMAMGQHAKINIKEGDLVIISASPIPGNERYVSDVINMLYRKGASVINDAVDMVHVSGHACQEELKLMLSLVKPKYFIPVHGEYRHLYKHAALAEKMGIKKKNIFIPEIGSVIELNRRMGTQKDTVQSGSVLIDGLGVGDVGNVVLRDRKQLSSDGLFIVVVTISNETGELISAPDIVSRGFVYMKESEDLLEQSKNIVIDIVDMCKDNGTSDWSTLKNFIKKDLSNYLYDMTQRNPMILPIIIEV; this is encoded by the coding sequence ATGAGCGAGAACAACAGAAAGAGAGAAAAATATTTGGAACAAAAGAATAATAGGACTAGGAAACCGGAGCAGCAAAAGAAAAAGAACGAGCAGAAGACGGCTCCTTCCTTGAAAATCATACCGCTCGGCGGGATCGGCGAGATCGGAAAAAACATGACGGTGATAGAGTACGGAAACGACATCATCGTTATCGACGCGGGCATGATGTTCCCGCGGGAAGAAATGTTGGGCGTCGATTATGTGATCGCGGATACGACATACCTGCAGAAGAACATCGATAAAATCAGGGGTATCTTTTTTACGCACGGCCACGAAGACCATATCGGGGGCGTGCCTTACATCCTGCAAAAGATCAATGTGCCGATGTACGGGTCTACCCTGACCATGGCATTGATCGAAGCAAAGCTGACCGAGCATCCGGGCGTTGAGCCGGAGATCCATGTGGTAAGGAACGGCGATAAGATCAAGGCGGGCGTTTTCACGGTAGAATTTGTCAAGGTCAGCCATTCCATTGACGACGCGATGGGCCTGGCGATCACGACGCCGCTTGGTACGCTCGTGCATACGGGCGATTTCAAAATCGACCTGACGCCGGCGTGCGGGGAAGTGATGGAATTGAGCCGCTTCGCTGAGCTGGGGAAAAAGGGCGTGCTGGCGTTGATGTCGGACAGCACCAATGCTGAAAGAAGCGGTTTTACCATGTCGGAAAGCCAGGTAGGCGAGACCTTTGTCAACTACTTCCGGCAGGCAAAGGGCAGGGTGATCGTGGCTTCGTTTGCATCCAACGTTCACCGGATACAGCAAGTCATCGATGTTGCGAAAATCTTCAATAAGAAGATTTGCCTTTCCGGACGGAGCATGCTGAAGATCGTCAATGTGACGCGCGAGCTTGGCTATTTAAACGTGGAAGACGACATGTTCGTTACCTTTGACGAACTGAAAAACTTACGCGACAACCAGATCGTCATCCTGACGACAGGAAGCCAGGGGGAAACGATGTCCGGGCTTGTGCGTATGGCGATGGGCCAGCATGCGAAGATCAACATCAAGGAAGGCGACCTTGTCATCATATCGGCATCCCCGATCCCCGGGAACGAACGGTATGTTTCAGACGTTATCAACATGCTCTACCGCAAGGGGGCAAGTGTGATCAACGATGCGGTGGACATGGTGCATGTTTCGGGACATGCCTGCCAGGAAGAGCTGAAGCTGATGCTCTCGCTCGTGAAGCCGAAATATTTTATCCCGGTACACGGGGAATACAGGCACTTATATAAGCATGCGGCACTGGCGGAAAAGATGGGTATCAAAAAGAAAAATATCTTTATTCCGGAAATCGGTTCGGTGATCGAACTGAACCGCCGCATGGGAACGCAGAAGGACACGGTACAGTCGGGCAGCGTGCTGATCGACGGACTGGGAGTAGGCGATGTCGGAAACGTGGTACTGCGCGACAGGAAGCAGCTTTCGTCGGATGGCCTGTTCATTGTGGTAGTGACGATCTCGAATGAAACGGGAGAACTGATTTCTGCGCCGGATATCGTGTCGCGCGGATTCGTGTACATGAAAGAATCGGAAGACCTTCTGGAGCAATCGAAAAATATCGTGATAGATATTGTGGATATGTGTAAGGACAACGGGACAAGCGACTGG